One region of Campylobacter concisus genomic DNA includes:
- a CDS encoding NADH-ubiquinone oxidoreductase subunit E family protein, producing the protein MRRVDLRHLKSEFLSTLGQQIKASEPNEVIIFLFEIGDFSGVTKAVNLAYNLNCEVMNSLKFNQVDWVLTIKKGKI; encoded by the coding sequence ATGAGAAGGGTCGATCTTAGGCACTTAAAGAGTGAGTTTTTGAGCACTCTTGGTCAGCAAATAAAGGCTAGCGAACCTAATGAAGTGATTATATTTTTATTTGAGATAGGCGATTTTAGTGGTGTGACAAAGGCTGTAAATTTAGCCTATAATCTAAACTGCGAAGTGATGAACTCGCTTAAATTTAACCAAGTTGATTGGGTATTAACTATAAAAAAGGGCAAGATATGA
- a CDS encoding NADH-quinone oxidoreductase subunit C produces the protein MREYKPKNDLQKKQYYKEKFYIEKQTPKDEVRGSKFDEELAILEQSRVEILSSYVEFDQLVLYINSSKNYKTLEVLKNFGYEQLSELAAVDFISQNGGYEVFYQLLSISKNRRTRIKCFVKKDEMLKSVCELYKSANWAEREMYDLSGVLIKDHPNLKRLIMPDDWHSHPLLRSYPLVGDEAAKWYEVDKIFGSEFREQIGEENRDPAYIEEKDTFGFSRVFNEEYEYQEEGGVKFVKKAKFSQSQIVKERP, from the coding sequence ATGAGAGAGTATAAGCCAAAGAATGATCTGCAAAAAAAGCAGTATTACAAAGAAAAATTTTACATAGAAAAGCAGACGCCAAAAGATGAGGTAAGAGGTTCTAAATTTGATGAAGAGCTAGCTATCTTAGAGCAAAGCAGAGTAGAAATTTTATCTAGTTATGTGGAGTTTGATCAGCTTGTACTTTATATAAATTCTAGTAAAAACTACAAAACACTTGAGGTGTTAAAAAACTTTGGCTACGAGCAGCTTAGCGAGCTTGCTGCGGTCGATTTCATAAGTCAAAACGGTGGGTATGAGGTCTTTTATCAGCTTCTTAGTATCAGTAAAAATAGACGCACTCGCATAAAATGCTTTGTTAAAAAGGATGAAATGCTAAAAAGCGTTTGCGAGCTTTACAAAAGCGCAAACTGGGCTGAGCGCGAGATGTATGATTTAAGCGGCGTTCTCATTAAAGATCATCCAAATTTAAAGCGCCTCATCATGCCTGATGACTGGCACTCACACCCGCTCTTAAGGAGCTATCCGCTAGTGGGCGACGAGGCTGCTAAATGGTACGAGGTGGATAAAATTTTTGGAAGCGAGTTTAGAGAGCAAATTGGCGAAGAGAACCGCGATCCAGCTTATATTGAAGAGAAAGATACCTTTGGATTTTCAAGAGTATTTAACGAAGAGTACGAGTATCAAGAAGAAGGTGGCGTAAAATTTGTCAAAAAGGCTAAATTTAGCCAGAGCCAGATAGTAAAGGAAAGACCTTGA
- the nuoD gene encoding NADH dehydrogenase (quinone) subunit D: MSQSPNRLKPFFENLEFEQNDGKMILNFGPQHPSAHGQLKLVLELDGEKVVRAMPEVGFMHRGVEKMAENMTYQEFIPVTDRVDYIASSANNYAFCAAVEKLCAIEVPRRAQIIRVMLLELNRISSHLLFLATHALDVGAMSVFLYAFREREYVLDLIEKYCGARLTHSSIRIGGVPLDLPDGWCEELLKFCEKFPSDITLYEDLLSENRIWQARLVDVGVISKELALSSGCSGVMLRASGVARDIRKEEPYLIYDELEFDVPYATHGDCYARYLLYMKEMRECVKILKQCVSKYQTSSPAIIADAPDYVSASKEQIMSQNYSLMQHFVLITQGLKPPKGEIYFASESPKGELGIYINSDGSASPYRLKIRTPSFWHCAIYEDLLVGQYIADVATIIGSTNIILGEVDR; the protein is encoded by the coding sequence TTGAGCCAGTCACCAAACCGCTTAAAACCATTTTTTGAAAATTTAGAATTTGAGCAAAATGACGGCAAGATGATACTAAATTTTGGCCCACAACACCCAAGTGCTCATGGTCAGTTAAAGCTTGTGCTTGAGCTTGATGGCGAAAAGGTCGTGCGCGCTATGCCAGAGGTTGGCTTCATGCACCGAGGTGTTGAAAAGATGGCTGAAAATATGACCTATCAGGAATTTATCCCAGTAACTGATAGAGTGGACTACATCGCATCAAGTGCGAATAACTATGCATTTTGCGCGGCCGTGGAGAAGCTTTGTGCTATAGAAGTGCCTCGCCGTGCACAGATCATTAGAGTGATGCTTTTAGAGTTAAACCGCATTAGTTCGCACCTTTTATTTTTAGCCACGCACGCCCTTGACGTTGGGGCTATGAGCGTCTTTTTATACGCATTTAGAGAGCGTGAATACGTCCTTGATCTAATAGAAAAATACTGCGGCGCAAGACTAACACATAGCTCGATAAGGATCGGTGGTGTGCCGCTTGATCTGCCTGATGGCTGGTGCGAGGAGCTGCTTAAATTTTGTGAGAAATTTCCAAGCGACATCACGCTTTATGAAGATCTGCTAAGCGAAAATAGAATTTGGCAAGCAAGGCTTGTAGATGTGGGCGTAATTAGCAAAGAGCTAGCCCTTAGTAGCGGCTGTTCTGGCGTCATGCTAAGAGCGAGCGGCGTCGCACGTGATATCAGAAAAGAAGAGCCATATCTCATCTATGATGAGCTAGAATTTGACGTGCCTTATGCGACACACGGCGACTGCTACGCAAGGTATCTGCTTTACATGAAAGAGATGCGCGAGTGTGTAAAAATTTTAAAGCAGTGTGTTAGCAAGTATCAGACAAGTAGCCCCGCCATTATCGCTGATGCGCCAGATTACGTGAGCGCTTCAAAAGAGCAGATAATGAGCCAAAACTACTCGCTAATGCAGCATTTTGTGCTAATAACTCAGGGGCTAAAGCCTCCAAAAGGTGAAATTTACTTTGCTAGTGAGTCGCCAAAGGGAGAGCTTGGAATTTATATAAACTCAGACGGCAGCGCAAGCCCATATCGCCTAAAAATTCGCACGCCAAGCTTTTGGCACTGCGCTATTTATGAAGATTTATTGGTAGGCCAGTACATCGCTGACGTCGCTACGATCATAGGTAGCACAAATATCATCTTAGGTGAGGTCGACAGATGA
- the nuoH gene encoding NADH-quinone oxidoreductase subunit NuoH codes for MSETLFFVLSTIVKAVVILAVMASLAGLATYAERKVLAYMQRRVGPDMVGPAGILQIVADMIKLFTKEDIVPANTNKFIFLIAPLISAIAAFAALAPVPFLPEFEIFGHTLRPILSDINVGILYIAGVASVCVFSPLAAGLASYNKFALISAARAVVSLLSFEIVAGMALLSVVMVTSSLSLVDINNYQKGIFGWLIFKQPLAFLLFLIASFVECNRTPFCLTENETEIVAGYGTEYSGMRWAMFFIGEYTNMIAASIIITILFLGGFNEFLFIPGALMIILKSSIVFFFFLWVRASWAHLRVDQLSAFCWKILLPLGILNIVVTGFMLLI; via the coding sequence ATGAGTGAAACACTATTTTTTGTGCTAAGCACTATCGTTAAAGCCGTGGTCATCTTAGCCGTCATGGCAAGCCTTGCAGGACTAGCAACTTATGCTGAGAGAAAGGTACTAGCCTACATGCAGCGCCGCGTGGGACCTGATATGGTTGGACCTGCTGGAATTTTACAGATAGTAGCTGACATGATAAAACTCTTTACAAAAGAGGACATCGTGCCAGCAAATACGAATAAATTTATCTTTTTAATAGCTCCACTAATATCAGCCATTGCCGCATTTGCAGCGCTTGCACCTGTGCCGTTTTTGCCTGAGTTTGAAATTTTTGGACATACATTACGTCCGATTCTCTCAGATATTAATGTTGGTATTTTATACATCGCTGGTGTTGCTTCAGTTTGCGTTTTCTCTCCACTTGCAGCAGGTCTTGCTAGCTATAATAAATTTGCACTAATTAGCGCGGCTCGTGCGGTCGTCTCACTTCTTAGTTTCGAAATAGTCGCTGGCATGGCTCTTTTAAGCGTCGTAATGGTAACTAGCTCACTCTCACTTGTGGATATAAACAACTATCAAAAAGGAATTTTTGGCTGGCTTATATTCAAGCAGCCCCTTGCCTTTTTGCTCTTTTTAATAGCAAGCTTCGTAGAGTGCAATAGAACGCCATTTTGCTTAACAGAAAACGAAACAGAGATAGTAGCAGGCTATGGCACCGAGTATAGTGGCATGAGATGGGCGATGTTTTTCATCGGCGAGTACACAAATATGATCGCTGCTAGCATCATCATTACGATTTTATTTTTAGGTGGATTTAACGAATTTTTATTTATCCCAGGTGCTTTGATGATCATCTTAAAATCAAGCATTGTCTTTTTCTTTTTTCTTTGGGTAAGGGCTTCATGGGCACATTTAAGAGTTGATCAGTTAAGTGCATTTTGCTGGAAAATTTTGCTTCCTCTTGGAATTTTAAATATCGTAGTCACTGGCTTTATGCTACTAATCTAA
- a CDS encoding multidrug ABC transporter permease/ATP-binding protein, translating to MLANLIKKNIYQISKIVLLTLVFSGLGVWTLSFINNELVSLKEFDPILAIKFIAVLLLFFISAIAANISLTNFGHKFIYELRYQSVKQILDTPNSVINEIGKAKIIASLNNDIKTITFAFMSATGFIQSLVFIVCASIYLCVIAPKIFIFLSVWIGATLFINTLFMKKIHLYFKYSRVQDDALQKHYDDIVEGHRELSLNRVRASVCFDELNFTGDKKRQNMVKADIYHALSDNFTNIMLLGSVGLCVFLCVAFDWASLQTALSISLTILFLRGSFMSMVGSIPAALSAKVSLEKIMSLNLNKFKEGFKFDDSLSDNWQNIKLKDINFNYTHGKFSLKDVNLEIKRGEITFIIGKNGSGKSTLINLLCGLIRPSSGEIYLDSTKIDERNLQSYQAKISAIFADFYLFSQTLSHNGFASQSEIDELLALLEIDKKVSVIDNKLSTTQLSTGQRKRLSLLIAILEHRSILILDEWAADQDPLFKRKFYKEILPFLQNKGISIIAVSHDDSYFDVATRIILVKDGFVRELDESERISAAKDAVEKIK from the coding sequence ATGCTTGCAAATTTAATTAAAAAAAATATCTACCAAATTTCTAAAATAGTGTTATTAACACTCGTATTTAGCGGACTTGGTGTTTGGACCCTTTCATTTATAAATAATGAGCTTGTAAGCTTAAAGGAATTTGATCCAATTCTTGCGATTAAATTTATAGCAGTTTTACTTTTATTTTTTATAAGCGCCATCGCCGCAAATATATCGCTTACAAATTTTGGGCATAAATTTATCTACGAGCTAAGGTATCAAAGCGTAAAACAAATTTTAGACACGCCAAATAGCGTGATAAACGAGATCGGCAAAGCAAAGATCATAGCTAGCCTAAATAATGACATAAAAACGATCACATTTGCCTTTATGAGTGCTACTGGCTTTATACAAAGCCTAGTTTTTATCGTCTGTGCCAGCATCTACCTTTGTGTAATCGCTCCAAAAATTTTTATCTTTTTATCCGTTTGGATCGGTGCGACTCTTTTTATAAATACGCTTTTTATGAAAAAAATTCATCTTTATTTTAAGTATTCTAGAGTTCAAGATGACGCATTGCAAAAGCACTATGACGATATCGTAGAGGGGCATAGAGAGCTTAGTTTAAATAGAGTAAGGGCAAGTGTCTGCTTTGATGAGTTAAATTTTACAGGCGATAAAAAACGTCAAAATATGGTAAAGGCCGATATTTATCACGCATTAAGTGATAATTTCACGAACATTATGCTTCTTGGCTCAGTAGGACTTTGTGTATTTTTGTGCGTGGCATTTGACTGGGCGAGCCTGCAAACGGCACTAAGCATTAGCCTAACGATACTATTTTTAAGAGGCTCATTTATGAGTATGGTTGGCTCCATACCAGCTGCACTTAGCGCAAAAGTGAGTTTAGAAAAGATCATGAGCTTAAATCTAAATAAATTTAAGGAAGGCTTTAAATTTGATGATAGCCTAAGCGATAATTGGCAAAACATAAAACTAAAAGATATAAATTTCAACTACACTCACGGCAAATTTAGCCTAAAAGACGTAAATTTAGAGATCAAACGCGGTGAGATAACGTTTATCATCGGTAAAAATGGTAGTGGTAAAAGTACGCTTATAAATTTACTTTGCGGGCTAATACGCCCAAGTAGTGGCGAAATTTACCTTGATAGCACAAAGATAGATGAAAGAAATTTACAAAGTTATCAGGCAAAGATTAGCGCTATTTTTGCTGATTTTTATCTATTTTCGCAAACGCTCTCTCATAATGGCTTTGCTAGCCAAAGCGAAATAGACGAGCTTTTAGCCTTGCTTGAGATCGACAAAAAAGTAAGTGTCATAGATAATAAGCTTAGTACCACGCAACTCTCAACTGGCCAGCGAAAGCGTCTAAGTCTTTTAATAGCCATCTTAGAACACCGCTCTATCCTTATCCTAGATGAATGGGCAGCCGATCAAGATCCACTCTTTAAGCGAAAATTTTATAAAGAAATTTTGCCATTTTTACAAAATAAAGGCATAAGCATAATCGCTGTTAGCCACGATGATAGCTATTTTGATGTAGCAACTAGGATCATCTTGGTAAAAGATGGCTTTGTGCGTGAGCTAGACGAGAGCGAGCGAATAAGTGCTGCAAAAGATGCAGTTGAGAAGATAAAATAG
- a CDS encoding NuoB/complex I 20 kDa subunit family protein yields the protein MAKHQINYAANGGLPVVLTTVDKLVQWGRSNSLWALSYGLACCAIEMMASGASRYDFDRFGTIFRASPRHSEVMIIAGTLTKKHAEFTRRLYDQMPEPKWVISMGSCANTGGMFNTYSTVQGVDRIIPVDIYIPGCAPRPETLQYALMMLQKKIRKQSAFRAQKPRKLEI from the coding sequence ATGGCAAAGCATCAGATAAATTACGCTGCAAATGGTGGCTTGCCAGTCGTTTTAACAACCGTTGATAAGCTCGTGCAGTGGGGCAGGAGTAACTCACTTTGGGCGCTTAGCTACGGGCTTGCTTGCTGTGCGATCGAGATGATGGCAAGTGGCGCTAGCAGATATGACTTTGATAGATTTGGCACCATTTTTAGGGCTAGCCCAAGACACTCAGAAGTAATGATCATAGCTGGCACGCTAACTAAAAAACACGCTGAGTTTACAAGGCGTCTTTACGACCAGATGCCTGAGCCAAAGTGGGTCATCTCGATGGGTAGCTGTGCAAACACTGGCGGCATGTTTAATACCTACTCTACCGTTCAAGGTGTAGACCGCATAATACCAGTTGATATCTACATCCCAGGCTGTGCCCCGCGCCCAGAGACGCTTCAATACGCACTTATGATGCTTCAAAAAAAGATAAGAAAGCAAAGTGCATTTAGGGCGCAAAAGCCAAGGAAGCTTGAGATATGA
- a CDS encoding NADH-quinone oxidoreductase subunit G, protein MKISINDQILEADEGESILNIARANGIYIPALCYLSGCSPTLACRLCMVEANGKVVYSCNAKAKEDMQIYTNTPEIAAERNAIMQTYCVNHPIQCGVCDKSGECELQNLTTRLKVNEQKFAIADTHKPHKKWGLINYDPALCIVCERCVTVCKDRIGESALKTVPRGVEVPKELKESMPKDAYAVFSKMQKSLIGPSVGESLDCSFCGECISVCPTGALISSHFQYSTNIWELNHIPAANPHQSDCELIYYDVKEKSTSDRSKQIYRVSNDFTFGEISGAARFGYDFHNELACKNEEKFEEIVLNIKNGAIKNIKFNSFITNEEALILERLREKFDLNLINNEALNYQKFLNKFSEFSGLSSYNADYEDIKKSDFIISAGSFLRHESPVTSFKLNNALKMNKAAGIYFHHIADEIVKKYSKNFIYVTHEAGKLEQILLFILKNWGKNLPSALTSKLENFDENFGLDVPALSEGKSKFTLILGSDFYTDENANLLAALTGVIARATPFRVMLIPPRTNSLGVAKICTLASEKKPGKTLGYNENGEFKFSIFEGDIDASALNQQEGTFTSINNALVPTNVAIPHKGYFLNDIANALGLMAKDTIDYTPLLPKEKGYRGIKFDDLENFYANNGTSHRGYKLEISNFTPNDDIEPLLKEKNEPNLKDGEALVNLTNPINLPSFFANYATQTAKRAKLYASSEFMAKFEISQNEAIILEKDEHKLAICVELDSELGGVAAYLGDYDDKLDVGVIFNGKSYAVVKIIKARDE, encoded by the coding sequence ATGAAAATAAGCATAAATGATCAAATTTTAGAAGCAGATGAAGGCGAGAGCATCCTAAATATCGCAAGAGCAAATGGAATTTATATCCCAGCTCTTTGCTATCTTAGCGGCTGTTCACCAACTCTTGCTTGTAGGCTTTGCATGGTCGAGGCAAATGGCAAAGTAGTGTATAGCTGCAATGCCAAAGCAAAAGAGGATATGCAAATTTATACAAACACGCCAGAAATCGCTGCCGAGCGAAATGCGATCATGCAGACTTACTGCGTAAATCATCCGATTCAATGTGGCGTTTGTGACAAAAGTGGCGAATGCGAACTACAAAATTTAACCACGCGTCTAAAGGTAAATGAACAAAAATTTGCCATCGCTGACACGCACAAACCACATAAAAAATGGGGGCTAATCAACTACGATCCAGCTCTTTGCATAGTCTGCGAAAGATGTGTCACTGTTTGTAAAGATAGGATCGGTGAGAGTGCACTAAAGACCGTACCAAGGGGCGTTGAGGTACCAAAAGAGCTAAAAGAGAGTATGCCAAAAGATGCCTACGCAGTTTTTAGTAAGATGCAAAAAAGCTTAATAGGTCCAAGCGTGGGCGAGAGTCTTGACTGCTCATTTTGTGGCGAGTGTATCAGCGTTTGCCCTACTGGAGCGCTTATTAGTTCGCATTTTCAATATAGCACAAATATCTGGGAGCTAAACCATATACCAGCAGCAAATCCACATCAAAGCGATTGCGAGCTAATTTACTATGACGTAAAAGAAAAGAGTACTAGCGACAGAAGTAAGCAAATTTACCGCGTCAGCAATGATTTTACATTTGGCGAAATAAGTGGAGCAGCTAGGTTTGGTTATGACTTTCACAACGAGCTTGCCTGTAAAAATGAAGAGAAATTTGAAGAGATTGTTTTAAATATTAAAAATGGCGCGATCAAAAATATAAAATTTAATAGCTTTATCACGAACGAAGAGGCCCTTATTTTAGAGCGTTTAAGAGAGAAATTTGATCTAAATTTAATAAATAATGAGGCGCTAAATTATCAAAAATTTTTAAATAAATTTAGCGAATTTAGCGGGCTTAGCTCATATAATGCAGACTATGAAGATATTAAAAAAAGCGATTTTATCATCAGTGCTGGTAGTTTTTTAAGACACGAAAGCCCAGTGACAAGCTTTAAGTTAAATAACGCTTTAAAAATGAATAAAGCAGCTGGAATTTACTTTCATCACATAGCCGATGAGATCGTTAAAAAATATTCTAAAAATTTTATCTATGTAACGCATGAAGCTGGAAAATTAGAGCAAATTTTACTTTTTATACTTAAAAACTGGGGTAAAAATTTACCTAGCGCACTTACATCAAAACTTGAAAATTTTGATGAAAATTTTGGCTTAGATGTACCAGCTTTAAGTGAGGGCAAAAGCAAATTTACGCTCATTTTAGGAAGCGATTTTTACACGGATGAAAATGCGAATTTACTAGCAGCACTTACTGGAGTGATCGCAAGAGCTACGCCTTTTCGTGTGATGCTAATACCACCACGCACAAACTCACTTGGCGTTGCTAAAATTTGCACTCTTGCAAGCGAGAAAAAGCCTGGCAAGACGCTTGGCTATAACGAAAATGGCGAATTTAAATTTAGCATTTTTGAAGGCGATATCGATGCTAGCGCGCTAAATCAGCAAGAAGGCACATTTACAAGCATAAATAACGCCCTAGTGCCAACAAATGTGGCGATACCGCACAAAGGTTATTTTCTAAACGATATTGCAAACGCACTTGGACTAATGGCTAAAGATACGATTGATTACACGCCACTTTTGCCAAAAGAAAAAGGATATAGAGGCATTAAATTTGATGATTTAGAAAATTTTTACGCAAACAACGGCACAAGTCACAGAGGCTATAAGCTTGAAATTTCAAATTTCACACCAAATGATGATATAGAGCCACTTTTAAAAGAAAAAAATGAGCCAAATTTAAAAGATGGCGAAGCTCTAGTTAACCTTACAAATCCTATAAATTTGCCATCATTTTTTGCAAACTATGCCACACAAACAGCCAAAAGAGCTAAGCTTTATGCAAGTAGCGAATTTATGGCTAAATTTGAAATTTCACAAAATGAAGCAATTATTTTAGAAAAAGATGAGCATAAGCTTGCCATTTGCGTGGAGCTTGATAGCGAACTTGGCGGAGTCGCTGCGTATTTAGGCGATTATGACGATAAGCTTGATGTGGGGGTTATATTTAATGGCAAAAGCTACGCCGTAGTTAAAATTATAAAGGCAAGAGATGAGTGA
- a CDS encoding NAD(P)H-quinone oxidoreductase subunit 3 produces MSHSELESTYFGAFIILLLATCSFCLITFLSSKISKKLANRNTERLKLGFYECGPTTVKQPNKINIHYFFYGILFILFDVEVIFMYPWAVDFRLLGIFGLIEMLLFVAILLIGFAYAWQKGVFKWQSIR; encoded by the coding sequence ATGTCACATTCAGAGCTTGAAAGTACCTATTTTGGTGCATTTATCATACTTTTACTAGCGACTTGTTCATTTTGTTTAATAACATTCTTATCTTCAAAAATAAGCAAAAAACTAGCCAACCGCAATACCGAGCGCTTAAAACTTGGCTTTTATGAGTGTGGTCCAACCACCGTAAAACAGCCAAATAAGATAAATATCCACTACTTTTTTTATGGAATTTTATTTATTTTGTTTGATGTTGAGGTCATTTTTATGTATCCGTGGGCGGTGGATTTTAGGCTACTTGGAATTTTTGGACTAATTGAAATGTTGCTTTTTGTGGCGATTTTACTTATCGGCTTTGCTTATGCTTGGCAAAAAGGAGTCTTTAAATGGCAAAGCATCAGATAA